The Homo sapiens chromosome 21 genomic patch of type FIX, GRCh38.p14 PATCHES HG2521_PATCH genomic sequence ATGGCGCCTGAGAGGGGAGGGATGGGGCGTTGCAGCGGCCCTGGGGGGCCACGGGGCAGGGGGAGGTAGCGGGAGCTTCTGAGGAAAGGTATCCAcggggcagggggcggggacGGGGAGCCTCCGGGGAAGGATCCACGGGGCagggggaggtggcagggagccTCCGGGGGAAGGATCCAcggggcagggggcggggagggggagcCTCCGGGGGAAGGATCCAcggggcagggggcggggagggggagcCTCCGGGGGAAGGATCCACGGGGCAGGGGGAGGTGGCGGAGAGCCTCTGGGGGAAGGTATCCATGGGGCAGGGGGCGGGAGAGGGAGCCTCCGGGGGAAGGATCCACGGGGCAGGCGGAGGTGGACGGGAAGCCTCTGCGGGAAGAAGCCTCGGGGACCAGGGCATGCGTACCCAGCAGCGTGGAGGCAGCATCTGCCGCGCCGTTGTAGACCCGCGCACTGTTGGTGGTGGGGTCCACCTCGTTCCACAGGATGTGCACGTAGTAGACCACCAGGTAGTAGCCGGCCGAGTTGAAGACCCACCAGAGGGACCACAGGCGCAGCTGCGGCCGCCGCAGGCTGTCCCCCAGCTCCCGCAGCATCCGCGCCAGCACTGAGTCCCCACAGGCCACCCGCAGGGCGTGTCCCAGCTTCCCGCCTGGGCCAGGATTCATGCGCTCCAGCTCCGAAGCCGAGGTTTCGCACCGCCCCCGGTCGTCGCGGTTGAAGAAGAGGCTGCGCTTGGGGCGCTTCAGGAAGAGGGCGAGGACCACGCTGAAGGTGAGGAAGGCCAGCGAGATGTAGTTGAGCGTGGAGAAGGAGACTCGGCCCACAGTGACCAGCAGCTGGCCCAGCACGGAGCTGGTGAACACGCCCAGCAGCACCGCAGCGCGCGAGTAGCCGGCCACACGCTGGTAGCGCGCGGGCCGCACGAGAGAGAAGATGTAGGAGGAATAGGCGATGCGCGCGGCCATGGTGACGCTGTAGAAGAGCTCCATGAGCTGCATGTGCGCCACCGAGtggcccagcagcagcagcagccacaccGACACGAAGCTGAGCCCCTGCAGCAGCAGCACCGGCGTGTAGCGCAGGTAGTCGGTGAGCAGGAACACGGGCACCAGCACGGCCAGGTAGGAGTACGACAGCACCGGCGTGATCTCGTTCGTGACCTGCGGACAGGCGGGCGTGCGCCCCACCAGGTGTTAGCAATGCTGCCGCTGCGGCAGACACAGCCCGCCCGAGGTGATGGCTGCTGACGGCTTCCTGCCCCAACACTGCCTGGTGGGACCCCTCTCCCCAACACGCCCCTGTCCCATGTCCCACTGCATCGTCCTCTCTGAACAGGGACCTCTGGCTCCCGACCGTCCCGGCAGCCTGGGAGCGTTCGCCTGCGGAAAGCTGGCAGTGGCCACAGAAGGAATCGTTATTAACAAGCCTGTTCATCTAAGCTtctctatttttatctctttcttgggacagagtcttgctctgtcgcccaggctggagtgcagtggcacgatcttagctcattgcaacctccacctcccaggttcaagcagttctcctgcctcagcc encodes the following:
- the SLC19A1 gene encoding reduced folate transporter isoform X12, with the protein product MQLMELFYSVTMAARIAYSSYIFSLVRPARYQRVAGYSRAAVLLGVFTSSVLGQLLVTVGRVSFSTLNYISLAFLTFSVVLALFLKRPKRSLFFNRDDRGRCETSASELERMNPGPGGKLGHALRVACGDSVLARMLRELGDSLRRPQLRLWSLWWVFNSAGYYLVVYYVHILWNEVDPTTNSARVYNGAADAASTLLGAITSFAAGFVKIRWARWSKLLIAGVTATQAGLVFLLAHTRHPSSIWLCYAAFVLFRGSYQFLVPIATFQIASSLSKELCALVFGVNTFFATIVKTIITFIVSDVRGLGLPVRKQNEELHVASLSLWKSHLRLAADTLSSEGSSGSGPRSWFLSPTLRAALHGPVCPSEVCPS
- the SLC19A1 gene encoding reduced folate transporter isoform X8, with translation MVPSSPAVEKQVPVEPGPDPELRSWRHLVCYLCFYGFMAQIRPGESFITPYLLGPDKNFTREQVTNEITPVLSYSYLAVLVPVFLLTDYLRYTPVLLLQGLSFVSVWLLLLLGHSVAHMQLMELFYSVTMAARIAYSSYIFSLVRPARYQRVAGYSRAAVLLGVFTSSVLGQLLVTVGRVSFSTLNYISLAFLTFSVVLALFLKRPKRSLFFNRDDRGRCETSASELERMNPGPGGKLGHALRVACGDSVLARMLRELGDSLRRPQLRLWSLWWVFNSAGYYLVVYYVHILWNEVDPTTNSARVYNGAADAASTLLGAITSFAAGFVKIRWARWSKLLIAGVTATQAGLVFLLAHTRHPSSIWLCYAAFVLFRGSYQFLVPIATFQIASSLSKELCALVFGVNTFFATIVKTIITFIVSDVRGLGLPVRKQNEELHVASLSLWKSHLRLAADTLSSEGSSGSGPRSWFLSPTLRAALHGPVCPSEVCPS
- the SLC19A1 gene encoding reduced folate transporter isoform X10 → MRPQPAEPAPGGRGNEACSIHSEVTNEITPVLSYSYLAVLVPVFLLTDYLRYTPVLLLQGLSFVSVWLLLLLGHSVAHMQLMELFYSVTMAARIAYSSYIFSLVRPARYQRVAGYSRAAVLLGVFTSSVLGQLLVTVGRVSFSTLNYISLAFLTFSVVLALFLKRPKRSLFFNRDDRGRCETSASELERMNPGPGGKLGHALRVACGDSVLARMLRELGDSLRRPQLRLWSLWWVFNSAGYYLVVYYVHILWNEVDPTTNSARVYNGAADAASTLLGAITSFAAGFVKIRWARWSKLLIAGVTATQAGLVFLLAHTRHPSSIWLCYAAFVLFRGSYQFLVPIATFQIASSLSKELCALVFGVNTFFATIVKTIITFIVSDVRGLGLPVRKQNEELHVASLSLWKSHLRLAADTLSSEGSSGSGPRSWFLSPTLRAALHGPVCPSEVCPS
- the SLC19A1 gene encoding reduced folate transporter isoform X5, whose translation is MHPEGRHSVTFVPSGAARGLSRMVPSSPAVEKQVPVEPGPDPELRSWRHLVCYLCFYGFMAQIRPGESFITPYLLGPDKNFTREQVTNEITPVLSYSYLAVLVPVFLLTDYLRYTPVLLLQGLSFVSVWLLLLLGHSVAHMQLMELFYSVTMAARIAYSSYIFSLVRPARYQRVAGYSRAAVLLGVFTSSVLGQLLVTVGRVSFSTLNYISLAFLTFSVVLALFLKRPKRSLFFNRDDRGRCETSASELERMNPGPGGKLGHALRVACGDSVLARMLRELGDSLRRPQLRLWSLWWVFNSAGYYLVVYYVHILWNEVDPTTNSARVYNGAADAASTLLGAITSFAAGFVKIRWARWSKLLIAGVTATQAGLVFLLAHTRHPSSIWLCYAAFVLFRGSYQFLVPIATFQIASSLSKELCALVFGVNTFFATIVKTIITFIVSDVRGLGLPVRKQDSVVVFLDCPSIW
- the SLC19A1 gene encoding reduced folate transporter isoform X3; translated protein: MHPEGRHSVTFVPSGAARGLSRMVPSSPAVEKQVPVEPGPDPELRSWRHLVCYLCFYGFMAQIRPGESFITPYLLGPDKNFTREQVTNEITPVLSYSYLAVLVPVFLLTDYLRYTPVLLLQGLSFVSVWLLLLLGHSVAHMQLMELFYSVTMAARIAYSSYIFSLVRPARYQRVAGYSRAAVLLGVFTSSVLGQLLVTVGRVSFSTLNYISLAFLTFSVVLALFLKRPKRSLFFNRDDRGRCETSASELERMNPGPGGKLGHALRVACGDSVLARMLRELGDSLRRPQLRLWSLWWVFNSAGYYLVVYYVHILWNEVDPTTNSARVYNGAADAASTLLGAITSFAAGFVKIRWARWSKLLIAGVTATQAGLVFLLAHTRHPSSIWLCYAAFVLFRGSYQFLVPIATFQIASSLSKELCALVFGVNTFFATIVKTIITFIVSDVRGLGLPVRKQNEELHVASLSLWKSHLRLAADTLSSEGSSGSGPRSWFLSPTLRAALHGPVCPSEVCPS
- the SLC19A1 gene encoding reduced folate transporter isoform X11 — translated: MVPSSPAVEKQVPVEPGPDPELRSWRHLVCYLCFYGFMAQIRPGESFITPYLLGPDKNFTREQVTNEITPVLSYSYLAVLVPVFLLTDYLRYTPVLLLQGLSFVSVWLLLLLGHSVAHMQLMELFYSVTMAARIAYSSYIFSLVRPARYQRVAGYSRAAVLLGVFTSSVLGQLLVTVGRVSFSTLNYISLAFLTFSVVLALFLKRPKRSLFFNRDDRGRCETSASELERMNPGPGGKLGHALRVACGDSVLARMLRELGDSLRRPQLRLWSLWWVFNSAGYYLVVYYVHILWNEVDPTTNSARVYNGAADAASTLLGAITSFAAGFVKIRWARWSKLLIAGVTATQAGLVFLLAHTRHPSSIWLCYAAFVLFRGSYQFLVPIATFQIASSLSKELCALVFGVNTFFATIVKTIITFIVSDVRGLGLPVRKQDSVVVFLDCPSIW